One stretch of Eretmochelys imbricata isolate rEreImb1 chromosome 1, rEreImb1.hap1, whole genome shotgun sequence DNA includes these proteins:
- the LOC144277676 gene encoding olfactory receptor 52M1-like, with the protein MQVTPFCLIVGHLLPYSMSDSNRTNFINPSTFILLGVPGLEAAHVWISIPFSTMYVIAIFGNLAILLIVKREPSLHGPMYYFLCMLAVTDLVLSTSILPKMLSIFWFNIREINFSACLIQLYLIHCFIVTESGILVAMAFDRYVAICDPLRHSTILTNPVVTKIGLVVVLRGGMLVLPYVLLVRQWPYCRTNIIPHTHCEHMAVVKLACADIRVSSYYGLSVAILVISMDVLFIAVSYIQILRAIFSLPTKDARLKTFGTCISHLCTILVFYISALFSSLTYRFGQNVALHFHVLIANVYFLVPSMLNPIIYGVRTKQIRNRVLHLFTHKGI; encoded by the coding sequence ATGCAGGTGACACCGTTCTGCCTCATTGTTGGACACCTTCtcccctactccatgtcagattccaacagAACCAACTTCatcaacccctccaccttcatcctgctgggcgttcctggcctggaggcagcccatgtctggatctccatccccttctccaCCATGTACGTCATAGCCATCTTCGGGAACCTTGCTATCCTGCTCATCGTGAAGAGGGAGCCCagcctccatgggcccatgtactatttcctctgcatgctggctgtcacCGACCTGGTTCTGTCCACCTCCATcctgcccaaaatgctgagcatcttctggttcaatatcagggagatcaatttcagtgcctgcctcatcCAGCTGTACTTGATTCACTGCTTCATAGTGACAGAGTCTGGCATCCTCGTGGCCATGGCTTTtgatcgctacgtggccatctgtgatcccctgagacattccaccatcctgacaaaccCCGTTGTGACCAAGATTGGCCTGGTTGTGGTGCTGCGTGGAGGCATGCTTGTACTGCCCTATGTCTTGCTGGTGAGgcagtggccatattgcagaactaACAtcatcccccacacacactgcgaGCACATGGccgtggtgaagctggcctgcgcTGACATCCGTGTCAGTAGTTACTATGGCCTCTCTGTGGCAATCTTGGTGATCAGTATGGATGTGCTTTTTATCGCCGTGTCCTATATACaaatcctcagggccatcttcagtCTCCCCACAAAGGACGCCCGACTGAAGACTTTTGGGACTTGCATCTCCCATCTCTGTACCATCTTAGTCTTTTACATCTcagctctcttctcctccctaACGTACCGGTTTGGCCAGAATGTGGCCCTGCACTTCCACGTTCTCATTGCCAATGTCTACTTCCTGGTGCCCTccatgctaaaccccatcatctatggGGTGAGGACCAAACAGATCAGGAACAGGGTGCTACATCTCTTTACTCATAAAGGGATCTAA